A single Gambusia affinis linkage group LG22, SWU_Gaff_1.0, whole genome shotgun sequence DNA region contains:
- the LOC122825004 gene encoding serine/threonine-protein phosphatase 6 regulatory ankyrin repeat subunit A-like: MLKTTGQTGTKILLDAMSKDKVHLARFVLDALNGEIVDSTADGAQTPLISSVLLPDSQNRCKFMELLLHRGASVNYQDGNGRTALSYACEKGYLDAVKILVQNGADPELLDSWGNTPLIYAAVADHTLVVEFLVRAFKRLGLQIDRQNKAGNSAVEVAKFLGHTECISALTNISKRSREADEGKFEGKVDSLASKLEVLKMSGRAETSHSCTLQSTPQIKPGRLPPMEFERENNKSSLGPQDMIFSGARTPVPRPETYNQPISKQCTFQENMPSSTRHLPPLLNGRDAEKSIFFSHQPNRNTPHPCAPSTLGILLTPILPNKCETERKMKKFVRVGRFNEGYYGKRCSLPTSMLSPTLPERTPVPVRKSRTVRRRRESISFTETLQSATTAPASTPTTFSTLTSKLFRRFASPDFKKVVGDLEQNPLPTLGRIPRSETFTQETRHPQVDSTPSIDSISSVKCEFDFQFTQTNS; this comes from the coding sequence ATGCTCAAAACTACTGGGCAGACGGGCACAAAAATCCTCCTGGATGCGATGTCCAAGGATAAAGTCCACTTGGCCAGGTTTGTTCTGGACGCGCTGAATGGGGAAATCGTTGACTCCACAGCCGACGGCGCACAGACGCCCCTCATCTCTTCCGTTCTGCTGCCCGACAGCCAGAACCGATGTAAGTTCATGGAGCTTCTGCTGCACAGAGGGGCCAGTGTTAACTATCAAGATGGGAACGGACGCACAGCGCTCAGCTACGCCTGCGAGAAGGGCTACCTGGACGCGGTTAAGATCCTGGTCCAGAACGGCGCAGATCCAGAGCTCCTGGACTCGTGGGGGAACACCCCGCTGATCTACGCGGCTGTAGCGGATCACACCTTAGTTGTTGAGTTTTTGGTGAGAGCCTTCAAGAGGTTAGGTCTGCAGATAGACAGGCAGAATAAAGCTGGCAACTCTGCAGTTGAAGTGGCAAAGTTCCTCGGTCACACAGAGTGCATTTCTGCGCTTACCAATATCTCTAAGAGGAGCCGTGAGGCTGATGAAGGCAAGTTTGAGGGAAAAGTTGATAGCTTAGCCAGTAAACTTGAAGTCCTCAAAATGAGTGGCCGTGCAGAAACGTCTCACAGTTGTACCTTGCAATCAACGCCTCAGATAAAGCCAGGTCGTTTGCCACCGATGGagtttgaaagagaaaataataaatcctCTTTGGGTCCACAGGATATGATCTTCTCTGGAGCACGCACTCCTGTGCCTCGACCAGAGACTTACAATCAACCCATTTCTAAACAATGCACCTTCCAGGAAAATATGCCCTCCTCTACTCGTCACTTGCCCCCTCTCTTAAACGGCCGTGATGCTGAAAagtccattttcttttcccacCAGCCAAACAGAAACACGCCGCATCCCTGTGCGCCTTCCACTCTTGGCATCTTACTGACTCCCATTCTTCCCAACAAATGTGAGACtgagagaaaaatgaagaaatttgtcCGCGTGGGAAGATTTAACGAGGGCTACTATGGAAAAAGATGCAGTCTGCCAACCAGTATGCTTAGCCCCACACTTCCAGAGCGCACTCCGGTGCCTGTGCGTAAATCCAGGACGGTGAGGAGACGCAGAGAGTCGATCAGCTTCACCGAAACACTTCAGTCTGCCACAACAGCTCCTGCCTCGACTCCAACAACTTTCTCAACATTGACTAGTAAACTCTTCCGAAGATTTGCCTCCCCGGACTTCAAGAAAGTCGTTGGAGATCTGGAACAGAATCCGCTGCCGACTTTAGGCCGCATCCCGCGATCAGAAACCTTCACTCAGGAGACGAGGCATCCGCAGGTGGACAGCACGCCCAGCATCGACAGCATCAGTTCCGTTAAGTGCGAGTTTGACTTTCAGTTCACACAGACAAACTCTTAA